In a single window of the Rhizobiaceae bacterium genome:
- a CDS encoding DsbE family thiol:disulfide interchange protein, with the protein MVLVILPLLVFLALAAIFFRQLMSGEDVSVVPSALIGQKAPPTNLPALEGVGVPGLDTARFGGKVTLVNVFASWCAPCREEHPVLLQLSGNKRFDLAGLNYKDQPDNARRFLGELGNPFSAIGVDEKGRAAIDWGVYGVPETFVIGKDGAILFKHVGPLTADSVRQTLMPEIEKALAGQPG; encoded by the coding sequence ATGGTGCTCGTCATCCTGCCGCTGCTCGTGTTTCTCGCGTTGGCGGCGATTTTCTTTCGGCAGTTGATGTCGGGCGAGGATGTCTCGGTCGTGCCTTCGGCGTTAATTGGCCAGAAGGCGCCGCCGACCAACCTGCCGGCTCTGGAAGGCGTGGGCGTGCCCGGCCTGGACACCGCCAGATTCGGCGGAAAGGTCACACTGGTCAACGTCTTTGCGTCATGGTGCGCGCCGTGCCGCGAGGAACATCCCGTGTTGCTCCAGCTTTCCGGGAACAAACGCTTCGACCTGGCCGGGCTGAACTACAAGGACCAGCCGGACAATGCGCGGCGTTTCCTTGGCGAACTTGGCAATCCGTTCAGTGCAATCGGCGTCGATGAAAAAGGCCGTGCGGCCATAGATTGGGGCGTGTACGGCGTGCCGGAAACATTTGTCATCGGCAAGGACGGCGCGATTCTCTTCAAGCATGTCGGACCGCTCACGGCGGACTCCGTGCGTCAAACGCTCATGCCTGAAATCGAAAAAGCGCTTGCGGGGCAGCCGGGCTGA
- the ccmD gene encoding heme exporter protein CcmD, producing the protein MSAHDLYVAAAYGVTVAVLAGLAGIILADQRARKRELAELERKGHRRRSDKEASA; encoded by the coding sequence ATGAGCGCGCATGACCTCTATGTCGCGGCCGCCTATGGGGTGACGGTCGCGGTGCTGGCGGGACTGGCAGGAATCATCCTCGCCGACCAGCGCGCACGCAAGCGCGAGCTTGCCGAACTGGAGAGGAAAGGTCACAGACGGCGCTCCGACAAGGAGGCGTCCGCGTGA
- the mdh gene encoding malate dehydrogenase produces MARKKIALIGSGMIGGTLAHLIGLKELGDVILFDIAEGLPQGKGLDIAQSSAVDGFDAAYQGVNDYAGIEGADVCIVTAGVPRKPGMSRDDLLGINLKVMEQVGAGIRKYAPKAFVICITNPLDAMVWALQKFSGLPKTHVVGMAGVLDSARFRYFLSQEFNVSIEDVGAMTLGGHGDDMVPMVRYSTVGGIPLPDLVKMGWTSQEKLDAIVERTRKGGGEIVGLLKTGSAYYAPAASAVAMAESYLKDKKRVLPCAAYLGGQYGVKDMYVGVPVVIGAGGVERVIELDFNKDEKSMFEKSVGAVKSLCEACEGIAPQLK; encoded by the coding sequence ATGGCACGTAAGAAGATAGCGCTCATCGGCTCGGGCATGATCGGCGGCACGCTCGCACATCTCATCGGGCTCAAGGAACTCGGCGATGTGATCCTGTTCGATATTGCGGAGGGCCTGCCGCAGGGCAAGGGTCTCGACATTGCGCAATCCTCGGCCGTCGACGGGTTCGATGCAGCCTATCAGGGCGTCAACGACTATGCCGGGATCGAAGGCGCCGATGTGTGCATCGTGACCGCGGGCGTGCCGCGCAAGCCGGGCATGAGCCGTGACGACCTGCTCGGCATCAACCTCAAGGTCATGGAGCAGGTTGGCGCGGGCATCCGGAAATATGCACCGAAGGCCTTCGTGATCTGCATCACCAATCCGCTCGACGCGATGGTCTGGGCGCTCCAGAAATTCTCCGGCCTGCCGAAAACCCATGTGGTCGGCATGGCCGGCGTGCTGGACTCTGCGCGCTTCCGCTATTTCCTGTCGCAGGAGTTCAATGTGTCGATCGAGGACGTGGGGGCGATGACGCTCGGCGGCCACGGCGACGACATGGTGCCCATGGTCCGCTACTCGACCGTCGGTGGCATTCCGCTGCCGGATCTGGTGAAGATGGGCTGGACGTCGCAGGAAAAGCTCGACGCCATCGTCGAGCGCACCCGTAAGGGCGGCGGCGAGATCGTCGGCCTGCTCAAGACGGGCTCCGCCTATTACGCGCCTGCCGCTTCCGCCGTCGCGATGGCGGAAAGCTATCTCAAGGACAAGAAGCGCGTGCTTCCCTGCGCGGCCTATCTCGGCGGCCAGTATGGCGTGAAGGACATGTATGTCGGCGTGCCGGTGGTGATCGGCGCGGGCGGCGTCGAGCGCGTCATCGAACTCGATTTCAACAAGGACGAAAAGTCCATGTTCGAGAAATCGGTCGGAGCGGTGAAGTCACTTTGCGAAGCCTGCGAAGGCATCGCTCCGCAACTCAAGTAA
- the dapF gene encoding diaminopimelate epimerase, with protein MAKVAQFAKMNGLGNEIIVADMRGRVDRVAPEAAVALNADPATRFDQIMAIHDARTPGTANYIEIINSDGSMAQACGNGMRCVVQALSAETGRREFTFETIAGILTAEEHGNGLISVDMGKPRFGWQDIPLSEEFRDTRMIELQIGPIDAPVLHSPSVVSMGNPHAIFWVDKEVWSYELDRFGPMLEHHPIFPERANITIAEVTSPESLAMRTWERGAGLTRACGSAACAAAVSAARTGRTGRNVDITVPGGLLHIEWRSDDHVVMTGPAEWEFSGTFDPATGAWTRDKESAA; from the coding sequence ATGGCCAAGGTTGCGCAATTCGCCAAGATGAATGGGCTCGGCAACGAAATCATCGTTGCTGACATGCGCGGCCGCGTGGACCGCGTAGCCCCCGAGGCCGCCGTGGCGCTCAACGCCGATCCGGCGACACGATTCGACCAGATCATGGCGATCCACGACGCGCGCACGCCGGGCACCGCCAACTATATCGAAATCATCAACTCCGATGGATCGATGGCGCAGGCCTGCGGCAACGGCATGCGCTGCGTGGTGCAGGCGCTGTCGGCGGAAACGGGCAGGCGCGAATTCACCTTCGAGACAATCGCCGGAATCCTGACCGCTGAGGAACATGGAAACGGGCTGATTTCGGTCGATATGGGCAAGCCGCGCTTCGGCTGGCAGGACATCCCCCTGTCGGAGGAGTTTCGCGACACACGCATGATCGAGTTGCAGATCGGGCCGATCGACGCCCCCGTGCTGCATTCCCCATCAGTGGTCTCGATGGGAAATCCGCACGCGATTTTCTGGGTGGACAAGGAAGTCTGGTCCTATGAGCTGGATCGCTTCGGCCCGATGCTCGAACATCATCCGATCTTCCCCGAACGCGCCAACATCACCATCGCCGAGGTCACCAGCCCGGAAAGCCTGGCGATGCGGACCTGGGAGCGCGGCGCGGGCCTGACGCGCGCCTGCGGCTCCGCCGCCTGCGCCGCCGCCGTTTCGGCGGCCCGCACCGGGCGCACCGGGCGCAATGTGGACATCACCGTGCCCGGCGGCCTGCTGCACATCGAATGGCGCAGTGACGATCACGTGGTCATGACCGGACCTGCCGAATGGGAGTTTTCCGGTACGTTCGATCCCGCTACCGGGGCATGGACCCGGGACAAGGAAAGCGCGGCCTGA
- the ccmB gene encoding heme exporter protein CcmB produces MLALFLRDVRLGVRAGGGALTGVLFFLAVVAIMPFAVGPDLNLLSRIGPAILWIGALLASLLGLDRLFQADREDGSLDLLILGTDRISLVLAVLTKCFAHWVTGVLPLVIAAPLLGLLMNMPAIGIGATALTLLVGTPAITFVGAAGAAVAVALPRGGVLISVLVLPLVVPVLIFGVSASYGAVAEPDPFLPPFLMLAALTLFLAVVGPVAAAVALRWASD; encoded by the coding sequence ATGCTAGCGCTTTTCCTGCGCGATGTTCGGCTTGGGGTGCGTGCCGGCGGGGGCGCACTGACCGGCGTGCTGTTCTTTCTCGCGGTTGTCGCGATCATGCCCTTTGCCGTCGGCCCGGACCTCAACCTGTTGTCGCGAATCGGTCCAGCGATCCTGTGGATCGGCGCGCTGCTGGCAAGCCTGCTCGGGCTGGACAGGCTTTTCCAGGCGGACCGCGAGGATGGGTCGCTCGACCTCCTCATTCTGGGCACGGACCGAATTTCGCTGGTGCTTGCGGTACTGACGAAATGCTTCGCGCATTGGGTGACGGGTGTGCTGCCTTTGGTGATCGCGGCGCCGCTGCTCGGATTGCTGATGAACATGCCCGCCATCGGCATCGGCGCGACGGCGCTCACGCTGCTGGTCGGCACGCCCGCGATCACTTTTGTCGGCGCGGCGGGCGCAGCGGTGGCGGTCGCGCTGCCGCGCGGCGGCGTTCTGATTTCCGTGCTCGTCCTGCCGCTCGTTGTTCCTGTGCTGATTTTCGGGGTATCGGCAAGCTATGGCGCGGTTGCCGAACCCGACCCTTTTCTACCGCCCTTCCTGATGCTGGCGGCGCTCACGCTCTTCCTTGCCGTGGTCGGGCCGGTGGCGGCGGCGGTCGCGCTCAGGTGGGCAAGCGATTGA
- the zapE gene encoding cell division protein ZapE produces the protein MHLRDGLEPHQTVLQRYRHLVENGTVKRDPEQERVARALDRLIDAIIARRLATKSSALGWLFARKRETKERVKGLYIFGGVGRGKSMLMDMFFELLPVRRKRRVHFNDFMADVHDRIARHRLARKEGTVKEDDPIPPVARALAEQAWVLCFDEFSVTDIADAMILSRLFSALFSEGVVLVATSNVAPENLYRDGLNRGLFLPFIDTLSRNAEIVPLDGPTDYRMEKLNRMSVYLTPLGPETDSQMDDIWAAMTEGAPESAESLTIKGRTVNVPRAAGTCARFNFEDLCEKPLAAREYLAIIARYDTVFVDRVPILDPTRRNATKRFILLVDTLYDRKVRAVMSAEAAPEKLYAGRPGTTEAFEFDRTLSRLIEMQSREWLDAFDQRKTGHAASDPVTVSREQL, from the coding sequence ATGCATCTACGCGATGGGCTGGAGCCTCACCAGACCGTTCTTCAACGGTATCGCCATCTCGTGGAGAACGGGACGGTCAAGCGCGATCCGGAGCAGGAGCGTGTCGCACGTGCGCTGGACAGGCTGATCGATGCAATCATCGCGCGGCGGCTGGCGACCAAGTCGAGCGCGCTCGGCTGGTTGTTTGCGCGCAAGCGCGAAACAAAGGAACGCGTCAAGGGCCTGTATATCTTTGGCGGCGTCGGGCGCGGCAAGAGCATGTTGATGGACATGTTCTTTGAGCTGTTGCCGGTGCGGCGCAAGCGGCGCGTGCATTTCAACGATTTCATGGCGGATGTGCACGACCGCATCGCCAGGCACAGGCTGGCGCGCAAGGAGGGCACGGTCAAGGAGGACGACCCGATCCCGCCCGTCGCCAGGGCGCTGGCGGAACAGGCATGGGTGCTGTGCTTCGATGAATTCTCGGTCACTGACATAGCGGATGCGATGATATTGTCGCGGCTGTTTTCGGCCCTGTTTTCGGAAGGCGTGGTGCTGGTCGCAACCTCGAATGTCGCGCCGGAGAACCTGTATCGCGACGGCCTTAACAGGGGCCTTTTCCTGCCGTTCATCGACACGCTGTCACGCAATGCGGAGATCGTGCCGCTGGACGGGCCGACCGACTACAGGATGGAAAAGCTCAACCGCATGTCGGTCTATCTGACGCCGCTTGGCCCGGAAACGGACAGCCAGATGGACGACATATGGGCGGCAATGACGGAAGGCGCACCGGAATCGGCGGAGAGCCTGACGATCAAGGGGCGGACGGTCAATGTGCCGCGCGCGGCGGGTACATGCGCGCGATTCAATTTCGAGGACCTTTGTGAAAAGCCGCTGGCGGCGCGGGAATATCTGGCGATCATCGCTCGCTACGATACGGTTTTCGTGGATCGCGTGCCGATCCTCGATCCGACGCGCCGCAATGCCACCAAGCGTTTCATCCTGCTCGTGGACACGCTCTACGACCGCAAGGTGCGCGCGGTGATGAGTGCGGAAGCCGCGCCGGAAAAGCTCTATGCAGGGCGACCCGGCACAACGGAGGCATTCGAGTTCGACCGCACCCTCTCGCGGCTGATTGAAATGCAAAGCAGGGAATGGCTGGACGCCTTCGACCAACGCAAAACCGGGCATGCGGCATCCGATCCGGTGACGGTTTCACGCGAGCAATTGTGA
- a CDS encoding septation protein A, producing the protein MSNPILETGPSDDRQKKISPGLKFALEMGPLLIFFLATFKGHWLASMFPALGTFGKPLFIATALFMAATAISLALSWAMTRSLPMMPLVSGVVVLVFGGLSIWLQNDTFIKMKPTIVYSLFAAILLGGLAFGRPLLGYVFDQAFQLDDEGWKKLTLRWGLFFVGCAVLNEVVWRGLAAIYPPDLADEYWAGFKLFGFTALTFIFVFSQMPLIMRHSLEQKAGK; encoded by the coding sequence ATGAGCAACCCAATCCTCGAAACCGGTCCTTCGGACGATCGGCAGAAGAAAATCAGTCCCGGCCTGAAGTTCGCGCTTGAAATGGGGCCGTTGCTGATCTTCTTCCTCGCGACCTTCAAGGGGCATTGGCTCGCATCGATGTTTCCGGCGCTCGGCACATTCGGAAAGCCGCTGTTCATCGCGACCGCGCTTTTCATGGCCGCAACCGCCATCTCGCTCGCCCTGTCCTGGGCGATGACCCGATCCCTTCCCATGATGCCGCTGGTGTCGGGCGTCGTGGTGCTTGTCTTCGGCGGGCTTTCCATCTGGCTGCAGAACGACACTTTCATCAAGATGAAGCCGACCATCGTCTATTCACTGTTTGCCGCCATCCTGCTCGGCGGGCTGGCGTTCGGGCGTCCCCTGCTCGGCTACGTGTTCGACCAGGCGTTCCAGCTCGACGATGAAGGCTGGAAGAAGCTCACATTGCGCTGGGGCCTGTTTTTCGTCGGCTGCGCCGTCCTCAATGAGGTCGTCTGGCGAGGTCTCGCCGCCATCTACCCGCCCGACCTGGCGGATGAATATTGGGCAGGCTTCAAATTGTTCGGCTTCACCGCGCTGACCTTCATCTTCGTGTTCTCACAGATGCCGCTCATCATGCGGCACTCGCTGGAACAGAAGGCGGGAAAGTAG
- a CDS encoding protease inhibitor Inh/omp19 family protein, whose product MTFSKSTVIAFIVCSTSLAGCQSSRMGSMGGQPEPLPAAPSGTVTSGQLPPPAAPGAFPEAPQNPQVAAATAGPATPPANAPDITKNSMLGSWNTSVGGSSCQVFLSLTKFGNASRGGSRGCSGDMQRMRSWDVQGKQVVMYDETGNQLATLYSSGTNRFDGQTTGGQSVTLSR is encoded by the coding sequence ATGACGTTCTCTAAATCGACAGTGATAGCGTTCATCGTGTGTTCGACCTCGCTGGCGGGGTGCCAGAGTTCCCGGATGGGCTCGATGGGCGGCCAGCCCGAGCCTCTGCCTGCGGCTCCTTCCGGAACCGTAACCAGCGGTCAGTTGCCGCCTCCCGCTGCCCCCGGTGCTTTCCCCGAAGCGCCGCAGAACCCGCAGGTCGCCGCAGCGACTGCCGGACCGGCGACGCCGCCCGCCAATGCTCCCGACATCACGAAGAACAGCATGCTCGGTTCATGGAACACCAGCGTGGGCGGATCGAGCTGCCAGGTGTTCCTGTCGCTTACCAAGTTCGGCAATGCGTCGCGCGGCGGTTCGCGCGGCTGCTCCGGCGACATGCAGCGGATGCGGAGCTGGGATGTGCAGGGCAAGCAGGTCGTCATGTATGACGAAACCGGGAACCAGCTCGCCACACTCTATTCGAGCGGCACCAACCGCTTCGACGGTCAGACGACCGGGGGGCAATCGGTAACGCTGAGCCGTTAG
- the ccmA gene encoding heme ABC exporter ATP-binding protein CcmA, which translates to MLLEAENLAVERGGEIVFDGVSFALRDGGSVVVTGANGVGKSTLLRAVAGLLPLAAGAIRFEGDAEFSEPGLACHYLGHQNAMKPALTVSENLGFWREFNGNPHLEITESLEMVGLGEIGHLPFGYLSTGQRRRAAIAKLLVSYRPVWILDEPTSGLDKASEMQFAALMRAHLDDGGMLLAATHHPLGVEDATELRMGR; encoded by the coding sequence ATGCTGCTTGAGGCCGAGAATCTGGCCGTCGAACGGGGTGGGGAAATCGTGTTCGACGGCGTTTCCTTCGCGCTGCGCGACGGCGGAAGCGTGGTGGTCACCGGCGCGAACGGCGTGGGCAAATCGACATTGCTGCGCGCGGTCGCCGGGCTGCTGCCGCTGGCGGCGGGCGCGATCAGGTTTGAAGGCGATGCGGAATTTTCCGAGCCGGGGCTGGCGTGCCACTATCTCGGACATCAGAACGCGATGAAACCGGCGCTCACCGTTTCGGAGAATCTCGGCTTCTGGCGCGAATTCAACGGCAATCCACATCTTGAGATCACGGAATCGCTGGAGATGGTAGGGCTGGGCGAAATCGGGCACCTGCCTTTCGGCTACCTGTCCACGGGGCAGCGCCGGCGCGCGGCGATTGCGAAGCTCCTGGTGTCCTACAGGCCGGTCTGGATTCTTGACGAGCCGACCTCCGGTCTGGACAAGGCGTCGGAGATGCAGTTCGCCGCACTGATGCGCGCGCATCTCGATGATGGCGGTATGCTGCTGGCGGCAACGCATCATCCCCTCGGAGTTGAGGATGCGACGGAATTGAGGATGGGGCGATGA
- a CDS encoding heme ABC transporter permease, with translation MSETVASARKISDLANPTRFIALTDRLVPWLAVLSGVLLAAGLYLSFAAPEDYQQGTTVRIMYIHVPFAWLSMMCYTLMSVSALGTLVWRHPLADVALKSAAPIGATFTALALITGSIWGKPMWGTWWVWDARLTSVFVLFIIYLGIIALTRAMDDPSRAARAAAIMTLVGFINIPIIKFSVDWWNTLHQPASVIRLGGSTIHPSLLWPLLVMALGFTVLFFTLHMMAMRTEIWRRRVRSMRQLAARRADGGR, from the coding sequence ATGTCTGAAACGGTGGCCTCGGCTCGTAAAATATCCGATCTCGCCAATCCGACGCGCTTCATCGCGCTGACGGACAGGCTGGTGCCGTGGCTGGCGGTGCTCTCGGGTGTCCTGCTTGCCGCCGGTCTTTATCTCAGTTTCGCCGCGCCGGAGGACTATCAGCAGGGAACCACCGTGCGCATCATGTATATCCACGTGCCTTTCGCGTGGCTGTCCATGATGTGCTACACACTCATGTCTGTCTCCGCGCTGGGCACGCTGGTGTGGCGGCATCCGCTGGCCGATGTCGCGCTCAAGTCGGCGGCGCCGATCGGCGCGACCTTCACGGCGCTGGCGCTGATCACCGGCTCGATCTGGGGAAAGCCCATGTGGGGCACATGGTGGGTGTGGGACGCGCGGCTGACCTCGGTGTTCGTGCTGTTCATCATCTATCTCGGGATTATCGCACTGACGCGGGCGATGGACGATCCGTCGCGCGCGGCGCGGGCCGCCGCCATCATGACGCTGGTCGGCTTCATCAACATCCCGATCATCAAGTTCTCGGTGGACTGGTGGAACACGCTTCACCAGCCGGCAAGCGTCATCCGGCTTGGCGGGTCGACCATTCACCCAAGCCTGCTCTGGCCGCTTCTGGTGATGGCGCTCGGTTTCACCGTGCTGTTTTTTACTCTTCACATGATGGCGATGCGGACCGAAATCTGGCGGCGGCGCGTGCGTTCCATGCGCCAGCTTGCCGCGCGGCGCGCGGATGGTGGCCGATGA
- the mtaB gene encoding tRNA (N(6)-L-threonylcarbamoyladenosine(37)-C(2))-methylthiotransferase MtaB, whose amino-acid sequence MAVEIVTFGCRLNTYESEVMRREAESAGLGTLRDGAIIFNTCAVTAEAVRQARQSIRKARRNNPSARIIVTGCAAQTEPGSFAEMAEVDLVLGNEEKLKANSYRALPDFGVNDTEKVRVNDIMSVTETASHMVDAIEGRARAFVQVQNGCDHRCTFCIIPYGRGNSRSVPMGAVIEQIKRLTDNGYAEVVLSGVDLTSYGADLPGAPRLGKLVTTILRQVPDLARLRLSSIDSIEADDLLMEALASEARLMPHLHLSLQAGDDMILKRMKRRHLRDDSIRFCEDVRKLRPDIVFGADIIAGFPTETEAMFENSLRIVEECGLTHLHVFPFSPRKGTPAARMPQLDRATIRERAARLRAAGDAAYLRHLRSLVGTEQSILIERDGIGRTAGFALTAIGSGAPGEIVPARITSHDAERLVAEPVGAISSARAA is encoded by the coding sequence ATGGCGGTCGAGATCGTCACCTTCGGCTGCCGGCTCAACACCTATGAGTCGGAAGTCATGCGGCGTGAGGCGGAGTCTGCCGGTCTGGGCACGCTGCGTGACGGTGCGATCATATTCAACACCTGCGCCGTCACGGCCGAGGCCGTGCGCCAGGCGCGGCAGTCGATCCGCAAGGCGCGCCGCAACAATCCCAGCGCCCGCATCATCGTCACAGGATGCGCCGCGCAGACCGAGCCGGGTAGCTTTGCCGAGATGGCCGAGGTCGATCTTGTGCTTGGCAACGAGGAAAAGCTCAAGGCAAATTCCTATCGCGCCCTGCCGGATTTCGGCGTCAACGACACCGAGAAGGTTCGTGTCAACGACATCATGTCGGTGACCGAAACGGCCTCGCATATGGTGGACGCCATCGAGGGCCGCGCGCGGGCCTTCGTTCAGGTCCAGAACGGCTGCGACCATCGCTGTACCTTCTGCATCATCCCTTACGGCAGGGGTAATTCACGGTCCGTCCCGATGGGCGCGGTGATCGAGCAGATCAAGCGGCTGACGGACAACGGCTATGCCGAGGTGGTTCTGTCCGGCGTCGATCTCACCAGCTACGGCGCGGATCTGCCCGGCGCGCCGCGCCTTGGAAAGCTGGTCACGACCATCCTGCGGCAGGTGCCGGACCTTGCCCGCCTGCGGCTGTCGTCCATCGATTCCATCGAAGCAGATGACCTGCTGATGGAAGCGCTCGCCAGCGAGGCGCGGCTGATGCCGCATTTGCACCTGTCCCTGCAGGCAGGCGACGACATGATTCTCAAGCGGATGAAGCGACGGCACCTGCGCGACGACTCGATCCGCTTCTGCGAGGATGTGCGAAAGCTGCGGCCAGACATCGTTTTCGGTGCGGACATCATCGCGGGCTTTCCGACCGAGACCGAGGCAATGTTCGAAAATTCGCTGCGAATCGTAGAAGAATGCGGCCTCACGCACCTGCATGTCTTTCCGTTCTCCCCGCGCAAGGGAACGCCCGCCGCACGCATGCCACAGTTGGATCGCGCGACGATCAGGGAACGCGCGGCGCGACTGCGCGCAGCCGGAGACGCAGCCTATCTGCGCCATCTGCGCAGCCTTGTGGGCACCGAGCAATCGATCCTGATCGAACGCGACGGCATCGGGCGGACGGCAGGCTTCGCCCTGACCGCAATCGGTTCCGGCGCGCCGGGCGAGATCGTTCCGGCGAGAATCACCAGCCATGATGCCGAGCGGCTGGTTGCAGAACCGGTCGGCGCGATCAGCAGTGCCAGGGCAGCCTGA
- the ftsY gene encoding signal recognition particle-docking protein FtsY, with protein sequence MAGLLKRIFSFGKKEVVETPVEDEPLAPINWEALKDLKQTDEAPAPPEPQPVETPPIEPEEPAPELVSEPAAPIVEEPVAPPPVEPDLPDEVPAEPLPPTRPEPEIEAAPIPDVEERQKAPPKATPRRDPKPAKAEPEPPLPVEIVEEPVAPPPVPEPNVPPVVGPPVVGPPVAVPPVEPPAAGKVTVAKKVEAKAEPAAPAPVARISWYQRLRQGLARSSRELSSNIAGVFTRRKLDEDTLQELEDVLLRADLGLETAMRVTDTLASGRYGREVSDAEVRAVMASEVEKVLTPVAQALELDLSHKPHVVLVVGVNGTGKTTTIGKLAAKLSAGGLSVMLAAGDTFRAAAIEQLKIWGERTGSPVVSSRLGADAAGLAYDAFAQAKEAGSDVLIIDTAGRLQNKAELMAELEKIVRVLGKLDPEAPHTVLQTVDATTGQNALNQVEIFRNVAGVNGLVMTKLDGTARGGILVAIAAKHKLPVYFIGVGEQVDDLEPFSAGDFAKAIAGVG encoded by the coding sequence ATGGCCGGATTGCTCAAGCGCATATTCTCCTTCGGCAAGAAGGAGGTCGTCGAAACGCCGGTCGAGGACGAGCCGCTCGCCCCGATCAATTGGGAAGCGCTCAAGGACCTCAAGCAGACCGACGAGGCTCCGGCACCGCCGGAACCGCAGCCGGTAGAAACGCCGCCGATTGAGCCGGAGGAGCCAGCGCCCGAACTCGTGTCGGAGCCTGCGGCGCCCATTGTCGAAGAGCCGGTTGCCCCGCCCCCGGTCGAGCCCGACCTGCCGGACGAAGTGCCGGCCGAACCGCTGCCGCCGACGCGACCCGAACCCGAGATCGAGGCCGCGCCGATCCCTGATGTTGAGGAGAGGCAGAAAGCTCCGCCGAAGGCGACACCCAGGCGCGACCCGAAACCCGCAAAAGCCGAGCCGGAGCCTCCCCTTCCGGTGGAGATCGTAGAGGAGCCGGTTGCTCCTCCACCCGTTCCCGAACCGAATGTGCCACCCGTTGTTGGGCCACCCGTTGTCGGGCCGCCCGTCGCCGTGCCGCCGGTCGAGCCGCCTGCCGCAGGCAAGGTCACGGTTGCGAAGAAGGTCGAGGCGAAAGCGGAACCGGCTGCGCCAGCGCCGGTCGCGCGCATCTCATGGTACCAGAGGCTGAGGCAGGGACTTGCCCGCTCCTCTCGCGAGCTTTCGAGCAATATTGCTGGTGTTTTCACCCGGCGCAAACTCGATGAGGACACGCTTCAGGAACTGGAAGACGTGCTGCTGCGCGCCGATCTCGGTCTTGAGACCGCGATGCGCGTGACCGACACGCTCGCATCCGGGCGATATGGCCGCGAGGTGAGCGACGCCGAGGTGCGCGCCGTCATGGCGAGCGAGGTGGAGAAGGTGTTGACGCCCGTCGCACAGGCGCTCGAACTGGACCTGTCGCACAAGCCGCATGTCGTTCTGGTCGTCGGTGTCAACGGGACCGGAAAGACCACGACAATCGGCAAGCTCGCTGCGAAGCTCAGCGCGGGCGGGCTTTCCGTGATGCTCGCCGCCGGTGACACGTTCCGTGCCGCCGCGATCGAGCAGTTGAAAATCTGGGGCGAGCGGACCGGCTCGCCGGTCGTGTCGTCCCGCCTCGGTGCCGACGCGGCGGGACTAGCCTATGACGCCTTTGCGCAGGCAAAGGAGGCCGGTTCCGATGTGCTCATCATCGACACTGCGGGCCGCCTCCAGAACAAGGCCGAACTGATGGCGGAGTTGGAAAAGATCGTGCGCGTGCTCGGCAAGCTCGACCCCGAGGCTCCACACACAGTGCTCCAGACCGTCGACGCGACCACCGGGCAGAACGCGCTCAACCAGGTGGAAATCTTTCGCAATGTCGCAGGTGTGAACGGGCTGGTGATGACAAAGCTCGACGGAACGGCGCGCGGCGGTATTCTTGTCGCCATTGCGGCGAAGCACAAGCTGCCCGTCTATTTCATAGGGGTGGGCGAACAGGTGGACGATCTGGAACCGTTCTCGGCAGGGGATTTTGCCAAGGCGATTGCAGGCGTCGGCTGA